TTCGAGGCCCACGCGGTCACCACGAGGGTGACGGCGACCAGTGCGGCGAACAGTACTGCGGATACGGGGTTCACGACTGCTGGTCCTCTCGTGCGGGGGCGGCACCGAGTTCGAGTTCGGCGACCTTGCTCATGTAGTAGCGGGCGACGGCGATCGCGACGACGAACTGCGCGAAGGCGTAGGCCCATGCGACGGTGACGCCGCTGAAGAGCACGCCGTCGAGCAGTGACGTGAATCCGCCGAGGATCGGGAGCGGGAAGAACGTGACGAGCACGAGAGCGCTCAGTCTGGTGATGAGGGCGGCGCGTCGATCGGCGAGCTCGGTGAGCAGCTCGGACTCGGGCCGGTCGATATTCGTGATGTCGGACATCGTCATTCACCCCCGACGGCGACCGGCGCCGGAGTGACGGTGATGGGGTCGGACCACTCGTCGTAGAACAGCCAGTCGGGTGACGCGACCGGCATCGACAGTCGATGGAAGGTGCGCTGGAAGTAGACGAGACTGTCGCCGTGCTCTCGTGTGCGGATCCGGTCCACCTCGACGAACATCACCGAATGCGAGCCCATCGTTCGGCTCTCGCGGATCCGGCCCACCAGTGCGACATGCGCGTTGCGCAGTACCGGAACCCCGGCGTCGTCGGCGCCATCCCAGATGTCCCAGTCGAATCGCTCCGCCATCGTTGTACCGGTGGCGCCTGCGAAGTGCATCGCCAGCTCCTCGTGGTCCCCGGCCAGGACGTTGACGGCGATGCGTCCGTTGGTTTGGAACACGTTGTGCATCGCACTGTTTCGGTTCACGCACACCAGTGCGGTGGGCGGAGAGTCCGTCACCGAGCACACGGCGGTGACGGTCATACCGCAGCGGCCCGCCGGGCCGTCGGTGGTGATGACGTTGACCGCGGCGGGTAGGTTCGCCATCGCGGATCGGAACTCGCGTTGTTCCGGGGTCAGGTCGGGCACGGTCTGCCTCCAGGAGGTCGGCTGGATTGTCGGGTGCAAGAGATGGTGAAAGAGGTACGGAGAGCGGCCACGGGGCGCGGCTCTTCCAAGATCAGGGTATGAGGTGCGTCACGTTCGGGGCAGTGGCGGCGACGCTAGTCTGCGGTAGCGATTGCCTGCGCGCGATAGGGGAATCCTTCAGTCCGCCAGTGGCGTTGGGCTACTCTCTGGGGGCGGGGGCAGTCGGGACCGTGACGATCGAGGCAGGATTCGATGGATCAGCAGCAGGAAACGTGCGTCTACATCGTCGACGACGATCGGGAACTCTGTCAGTCGCTGGCGTGGCTACTGGCCTCGGTCGACATCCGTTCGGAGTCCTTCTATTCGGTGTCGTCGTTCCTGGCCGGCCGGCGCACGGACATTCCGGCGTGCCTCGTCCTGGACGTCCGGATGCCCGAGGTCGGCGGATTCCAGTTGCAGGAGGCGCTGCTCGGGGAGGAGTCACCCATCCCGATCATCTTCGTGTCGGCGCACGGTGACATCAAGATGACGGTGCGGGCGCTGCAGAAGGGTGCGCTCACCTTCATCGAGAAGCCGTACGATCCGCAGCACATGCTGGACGTCGTGCAGGATGCGCTGCAGGTAGCGCGGCGACGGTTCGACGACCATCGCCGCCTCGACTCGCTGCGCGGTCGGATCGACGCCCTGACCGTCCGCGAACGGGAGATCCTCTCGTTGGTCCTGGACGGGCTGCCGAGCAAGAACATCGCGAAGGCGCTGGGGATCAGCGTCAAGACGGTGGACGTGCACCGCACCCGGATCAAGGAGAAGACCGGTGCCGAGAGCATCGCGGTGCTGGTCCGGGACGTCATGCAATCCGGGATCACGGTGGTCTGACCGTCGACAGCGCTGTGGCGGTCACGGTTACGGCAGCTCGACGATCAGGCGAGGCGAACGCGCCCTCGACACGCACGCGGCGATCCGGTCACCCGCCTTCTTCTCGCCGACGGTCAGGCAGTTGTCGCGATGATCGGGGGTGCCGCCGAGAACGTCCAGCACGCACGTGCCGCAGATGCCCTCGCGGCACGACGTATCGATCTCGATGTCGTTGGCCTCGAGGACCTCTGCGATCGAGGCGCCGACGGGAATCTCGAACACCTCACCGGTGTCGAGTTCGAGCTCGAACGGGACGTCGGCGTCGGTGTCGACGGGGGCGGCGGCCTCGAAGTGTTCGACGTGGACGTGGTCCTCGCCCACCGCGGGTTCGGCGAGGGTCCGCACCCGGGCCATGAAGTCCTCCGGCCCACAGGTGTAGACGTGGCTCGCGCCGGTCAGGTCGGACAGCGCCCGTTCGAGGATCTGGTACTGGTC
This genomic stretch from Prescottella soli harbors:
- a CDS encoding DUF485 domain-containing protein — protein: MSDITNIDRPESELLTELADRRAALITRLSALVLVTFFPLPILGGFTSLLDGVLFSGVTVAWAYAFAQFVVAIAVARYYMSKVAELELGAAPAREDQQS
- the hpaC gene encoding 4-hydroxyphenylacetate 3-monooxygenase, reductase component, yielding MPDLTPEQREFRSAMANLPAAVNVITTDGPAGRCGMTVTAVCSVTDSPPTALVCVNRNSAMHNVFQTNGRIAVNVLAGDHEELAMHFAGATGTTMAERFDWDIWDGADDAGVPVLRNAHVALVGRIRESRTMGSHSVMFVEVDRIRTREHGDSLVYFQRTFHRLSMPVASPDWLFYDEWSDPITVTPAPVAVGGE
- a CDS encoding response regulator transcription factor, whose amino-acid sequence is MDQQQETCVYIVDDDRELCQSLAWLLASVDIRSESFYSVSSFLAGRRTDIPACLVLDVRMPEVGGFQLQEALLGEESPIPIIFVSAHGDIKMTVRALQKGALTFIEKPYDPQHMLDVVQDALQVARRRFDDHRRLDSLRGRIDALTVREREILSLVLDGLPSKNIAKALGISVKTVDVHRTRIKEKTGAESIAVLVRDVMQSGITVV